A genome region from Bacillaceae bacterium IKA-2 includes the following:
- a CDS encoding CAP domain-containing protein encodes MKIKDIARYVICLFLVVMVGCNINDDQAGRDADNYGGFGARNDQTFDDYRLNEEEQLMGRGQIESQMNSYGTISNANTDIPSVEYPHTKAIQIQQAKYKFVVEGGVKYSEHGADQKPEEAAPVPKQEETPEPEPQTPAPVEQPEKASPEPEQQEKTPTTEGISEASAKVIELTNAERRKNGLSDYQADVPLSNVATVKSDDMQENNYFSHTSPTHGSPFDMIRDHGVSYSAAGENIAQGQSSPEQVVESWMNSEGHRENIMSENFTHIGVGYNKQGHYWTQMFISK; translated from the coding sequence TTGAAAATAAAAGATATTGCACGATATGTTATTTGTTTGTTTTTAGTGGTTATGGTTGGTTGTAATATAAATGATGACCAAGCAGGAAGGGACGCCGATAATTACGGGGGTTTTGGGGCTAGAAATGATCAAACTTTTGATGATTACCGTCTAAATGAAGAAGAACAGTTAATGGGCCGTGGACAAATTGAATCACAGATGAATTCATACGGAACTATTTCAAATGCCAATACTGATATACCGAGTGTTGAATATCCACATACAAAAGCAATTCAAATTCAACAAGCTAAGTACAAGTTTGTAGTTGAGGGTGGCGTGAAATACAGCGAACATGGTGCAGATCAGAAACCAGAAGAAGCAGCACCAGTTCCAAAACAAGAGGAAACGCCAGAGCCAGAGCCACAAACACCGGCTCCTGTAGAGCAGCCAGAAAAGGCTTCACCTGAACCAGAGCAACAAGAAAAGACTCCAACAACGGAAGGAATAAGTGAAGCTTCAGCAAAAGTGATTGAATTAACAAATGCCGAAAGAAGGAAAAATGGTTTGTCCGATTATCAAGCTGACGTTCCATTAAGTAATGTTGCAACAGTGAAGTCTGATGATATGCAAGAAAATAATTATTTTTCCCATACTAGTCCTACCCATGGTTCTCCTTTTGATATGATCAGAGACCACGGTGTATCCTATAGTGCTGCTGGTGAAAATATAGCTCAAGGCCAGAGTTCACCAGAACAAGTTGTTGAATCCTGGATGAACAGTGAGGGACATCGCGAAAATATAATGAGTGAAAACTTCACACATATTGGTGTCGGGTATAATAAGCAAGG